The following are encoded in a window of Meiothermus sp. CFH 77666 genomic DNA:
- a CDS encoding DNA translocase FtsK, whose translation MAKGKSKGDKTVKASATERKRDLEAFSLVVMGLSVLLAAAIYFGSNLAGQLGSTVQSFFWGNLGYLAWLVPPNLAILGVWLLLDRPLGGFLRATALIAAGGLVSLPLVAHASKPLGGTVGETLHKLLTGHLGNFGLLLPLLALSFVADLALGQRPGFLLGKGTRRVVLAAQRLYRAYRLSQTATRLLLEAQTLAERYPEHKALYTLQDDLRAFRRNPQDGEAIGGFARLLDDFRAERAKELAGKLAAEPRPLPVRLERLAAALAAPLKGEGLAQALEERRTALVLEIGTLLTKTQTLTRQAEAAAKKLSNPTNARALLAALDEHQSRLASWRESEELTLGLEERVDGWLRWAEWVESAPAEAHPAGLRALLEKGLQAEPPAFAVATAKPPTEPVLDFDFVFPEPDKVEATHKTVPPPEKPKTGKPAKNSAPQTASAARPSTALALPSFDLLDKPEAPRYDPKALEIITQRQVELINSTLQHHGVEARVVSWSRGPTVTRFELEPAPGEKISRVQNLHNDLALALAAGSVRIEAPIPGKSVIGLEVPNTERELVRYSEAIQSTAFARSKDILPMVLGKSIDGEVWVKDLARMPHLLIAGSTGSGKSVAVNTLITSLLFKYLPTELRFLMIDPKMVELTPYEGIPHLVRPVVTNPADAAGVLLGAVAHMERRYKMMSQVGARNLEQFNQKMRAAGDPTLPYLVIVIDELADLMITAPKEVEQAILRLAQMARATGMHLILATQRPSVDILTSLIKVNIPARMAFAVSSGFDSRTILDTYGAERLVGQGDMLFHQPGLPKPVRLQGPFLSETEVHRIASFLREQSFEDSFVEQYGPDFEGPLNLGGGPSGEAGDIDFGDPLLKKAAEIVIEEGYASVSRLQRRLSVGHARAGKLVDALEAMGIVGPHQGSKPRDVLITRDQLPEYFGGE comes from the coding sequence ATGGCCAAGGGCAAATCTAAAGGCGATAAAACAGTTAAGGCCTCCGCCACCGAGCGAAAGCGCGACCTCGAGGCTTTCTCCCTGGTCGTGATGGGGCTCTCGGTGTTGCTGGCTGCTGCTATCTATTTTGGCTCTAACCTAGCAGGCCAACTGGGCAGCACAGTGCAAAGTTTTTTCTGGGGCAACCTGGGCTACCTAGCCTGGCTGGTGCCGCCCAATTTAGCGATCTTGGGGGTTTGGCTGCTGCTAGATCGCCCATTGGGGGGCTTTCTAAGGGCTACCGCCCTCATCGCAGCGGGGGGTCTGGTCAGCCTACCCCTGGTCGCTCATGCCTCCAAACCGCTGGGTGGTACGGTTGGCGAAACCCTACATAAGCTGCTGACTGGCCACCTCGGCAATTTCGGCCTGCTACTTCCCCTGCTGGCCCTTAGCTTTGTGGCCGATCTGGCCCTTGGCCAGCGACCCGGTTTCCTGCTGGGCAAAGGTACCCGGCGGGTGGTGCTGGCCGCGCAGCGTCTATACCGGGCCTACAGGCTTTCTCAAACTGCTACAAGACTATTGCTGGAAGCTCAGACGCTGGCCGAGCGCTATCCCGAACACAAGGCCCTGTATACCCTCCAGGACGACCTCAGGGCTTTCCGGCGCAACCCCCAGGATGGCGAGGCCATTGGCGGGTTTGCCCGTCTGCTGGACGATTTTCGAGCCGAACGGGCCAAGGAGCTGGCTGGAAAGCTGGCTGCCGAGCCCCGGCCCCTGCCGGTGCGCCTCGAGCGACTGGCCGCAGCGCTGGCGGCTCCCTTGAAAGGCGAGGGTCTGGCCCAGGCCCTCGAGGAGCGACGCACCGCGCTGGTGTTGGAAATCGGCACCCTGCTGACCAAAACCCAGACCCTCACCCGCCAGGCCGAGGCTGCCGCTAAAAAACTGAGCAACCCCACCAACGCCCGGGCCTTGCTGGCCGCCCTGGACGAGCACCAAAGCCGCCTGGCGAGCTGGCGCGAGTCGGAAGAGCTGACCCTGGGCCTGGAGGAGCGGGTAGACGGCTGGCTGCGCTGGGCCGAGTGGGTGGAGTCGGCCCCGGCAGAAGCCCACCCGGCGGGGCTGCGGGCTTTGCTCGAGAAGGGCCTGCAGGCCGAGCCCCCTGCTTTTGCGGTGGCAACCGCCAAACCGCCCACCGAACCGGTGCTGGACTTCGATTTCGTGTTTCCCGAACCGGACAAGGTGGAGGCTACCCACAAAACCGTTCCACCCCCCGAGAAGCCCAAAACCGGCAAACCTGCCAAGAATAGCGCACCCCAGACTGCCTCCGCAGCCAGACCCTCAACTGCCCTGGCGCTACCCAGCTTCGATTTGCTCGACAAGCCCGAAGCGCCGCGCTACGACCCCAAGGCCCTGGAGATCATCACCCAGCGGCAGGTCGAGCTCATTAACAGCACCCTGCAACACCATGGGGTGGAGGCCCGGGTGGTGAGTTGGTCTCGCGGGCCCACCGTGACCCGCTTTGAGCTCGAGCCCGCCCCCGGCGAAAAAATCAGCCGGGTGCAGAACCTCCACAACGACCTGGCCCTGGCCCTGGCAGCTGGCTCGGTGCGCATCGAAGCGCCCATTCCCGGTAAGAGCGTGATTGGCCTCGAGGTGCCCAACACCGAGCGCGAACTGGTGCGCTACAGCGAGGCCATCCAGTCCACTGCCTTCGCTCGCAGCAAGGACATCCTACCCATGGTGCTGGGAAAGAGCATTGACGGCGAAGTCTGGGTGAAGGATCTGGCCCGCATGCCCCACCTGCTGATTGCCGGTTCTACCGGCTCGGGTAAGTCGGTGGCGGTGAACACCCTGATTACCAGTCTGCTGTTCAAGTACCTCCCCACCGAGCTGCGCTTTCTGATGATTGACCCCAAGATGGTCGAGCTCACCCCCTACGAGGGCATCCCGCACCTGGTGCGCCCGGTGGTCACCAACCCCGCCGATGCCGCCGGGGTGCTGCTGGGCGCGGTGGCCCACATGGAGCGGCGCTACAAGATGATGAGCCAGGTGGGAGCACGGAACCTCGAGCAGTTCAACCAGAAGATGCGCGCCGCCGGCGACCCTACCCTGCCCTATCTGGTGATTGTGATTGACGAGCTGGCCGACCTGATGATCACTGCTCCCAAGGAAGTCGAGCAGGCCATTCTGCGGCTGGCGCAGATGGCCCGCGCCACCGGGATGCACCTGATTCTGGCCACCCAGCGCCCCTCGGTGGACATCCTGACCAGCTTGATTAAGGTAAACATCCCGGCCCGCATGGCCTTTGCGGTCTCGTCGGGCTTCGACTCGCGCACCATCCTGGACACCTACGGGGCCGAGCGCCTGGTGGGCCAGGGCGACATGCTCTTCCACCAGCCCGGCCTGCCCAAGCCGGTGCGCCTGCAAGGGCCCTTTCTCTCCGAAACCGAGGTGCACCGCATTGCCAGCTTCCTGCGCGAACAGAGCTTCGAGGACAGCTTCGTCGAGCAGTACGGCCCCGATTTTGAAGGCCCCCTCAACCTGGGCGGCGGGCCTTCGGGCGAGGCTGGCGATATTGACTTTGGCGACCCCTTGCTCAAGAAAGCCGCCGAAATTGTGATTGAGGAAGGCTACGCCTCGGTCAGCAGGCTCCAGCGCCGCCTCTCGGTGGGGCACGCCAGGGCAGGCAAGCTGGTAGATGCCCTCGAGGCCATGGGCATTGTGGGGCCCCACCAGGGCAGCAAACCCCGCGATGTGCTGATTACCCGCGACCAGTTGCCGGAGTATTTTGGGGGGGAGTAG
- the aroF gene encoding 3-deoxy-7-phosphoheptulonate synthase produces the protein MLIILKHGAGSAEIESVVREVERVGYRAHVSEGEHTTLIGAIGKGPTPELIEHFRALSAVQDVIPISKPYKLASLEVSPRPTVLRWNTGATGGGEVLVAAGPCGVESLEQTLTAARYVKKHGAQMLRGGAFKPRTSPYSFQGMGQEGLEILAQARRETGLPIVTEVVSPEQVDLVAAYADVLQIGARNAQNFALLQAAGRSGRAVMLKRGMSMTLEEFLMSAEYVLAQGNMKVILVERGIRTFEKSTRFTLDVSAVPVLKSLTHLPVWIDPSHAAGKRDWVTSLALAGLAAGADGLIVETHPEPEKAQSDAAQQLTESQFADMMGKVKALLPVLGRRLARELEPA, from the coding sequence ATGCTAATCATTCTGAAACATGGTGCAGGTTCGGCAGAAATTGAGTCGGTCGTACGGGAAGTGGAGCGGGTCGGCTACCGGGCCCATGTGTCCGAGGGCGAGCACACCACCCTGATTGGGGCCATCGGCAAGGGCCCCACCCCGGAGCTGATTGAGCACTTTCGGGCGCTTTCTGCTGTGCAGGACGTAATCCCCATCTCCAAGCCCTACAAGCTGGCCTCGCTCGAGGTCTCCCCCAGACCCACCGTGCTGCGCTGGAACACCGGCGCTACCGGCGGCGGCGAGGTGCTGGTTGCCGCCGGGCCTTGCGGGGTGGAGAGCCTGGAGCAAACCCTTACTGCTGCCCGCTACGTCAAAAAGCACGGCGCACAGATGCTCCGGGGCGGCGCCTTCAAACCCCGCACCTCGCCCTATAGCTTCCAGGGGATGGGCCAGGAGGGTCTGGAGATTCTGGCCCAGGCCCGCCGCGAGACCGGCCTGCCCATCGTGACCGAGGTGGTCTCACCCGAGCAGGTAGACCTGGTAGCCGCTTACGCCGATGTGCTGCAAATCGGGGCCCGCAACGCGCAAAACTTCGCCCTGCTGCAAGCGGCAGGCAGATCGGGCCGGGCCGTTATGCTCAAGCGGGGCATGAGCATGACCCTGGAGGAGTTCTTGATGTCGGCAGAGTACGTGCTGGCCCAGGGCAACATGAAGGTCATTCTGGTGGAGCGGGGCATCCGCACCTTCGAAAAGTCCACCCGCTTCACCCTGGATGTCTCGGCGGTACCGGTACTCAAGAGCCTTACCCACCTGCCGGTCTGGATAGACCCCTCCCATGCCGCCGGCAAGCGCGACTGGGTGACCTCTTTGGCGCTGGCAGGCCTGGCCGCTGGGGCGGATGGCCTGATTGTGGAGACCCACCCCGAGCCCGAAAAGGCCCAGTCCGACGCGGCCCAGCAGCTCACCGAAAGCCAGTTTGCCGATATGATGGGCAAGGTCAAGGCCCTCCTGCCGGTGCTGGGCCGCAGGCTGGCGCGGGAACTCGAGCCTGCCTGA
- a CDS encoding vWA domain-containing protein, producing the protein MSFGLRAAVIALLLLAFWGPSIPVQPVRTVVLLDQSPSAREAVWKVAPELNLTGAQYVAFASGATLVPTPTARRLDLGEGTQLREALRKAQELRPDRIVLVSDGLFQDQAEPIGVPIFSLYQPPSPNLSLSLVAPALPSKGETIEVRAVLESTASVKARLIVEGPAGRQERELQLEAGRSSVGYRFRLDGPAVVSARVESALGTEQTRLELSPADTTRVWVLGDAALARYLQAQGFTVEERKEITLPIRAEVVALGVGARDLSAAELDALQSFLNQGGSLLWTATPRGLFFGGWERSSLEGSLPVEPVEEPGGVGIVLVLDVSGSMLEADKLGLAVVGSLELIRSARPQDYIGVVVFSDRPRWLFRPRPMTEQGRKEAESLLLSTSAGGGTMIKRAYLEALDALESLPADSKQVIALTDGLASDVTPDLFDAARDASPRIKTSTVALGADADRQFLRELAQAGGGTFWDVPSPQDLPRFFLEEAQRAFQRDALEGSFPVSVRPHPITRATNPPALRVILPAKAKPWAQTLLSSGENTVLAVGESGRGRVAALATDLSRSWQGWPGTPALMAELMRWLSQTPARPRVQAIREPDALRVLLEGQFERPSVRAGGLEQSLAPTGPLRYEARLPKETVGQAVIFENEQPRLRLQLPTLPEWRIEDGQENLRRLSEISGGRLLGSTSELQSLTARKALKLEWPLIALALALFLVERYLERRRGQRMG; encoded by the coding sequence GTGTCGTTCGGATTACGCGCTGCCGTTATAGCCCTTCTGCTGCTGGCCTTCTGGGGGCCCAGTATTCCCGTGCAGCCCGTCCGAACCGTGGTCTTGCTTGACCAGAGCCCCTCGGCGCGGGAGGCCGTCTGGAAGGTTGCGCCCGAGCTGAACCTGACTGGGGCGCAGTATGTGGCCTTTGCCAGCGGGGCCACACTGGTGCCCACCCCCACGGCCCGCCGCCTCGACCTGGGCGAGGGCACCCAGCTACGGGAAGCCCTTCGCAAGGCCCAGGAGCTGCGCCCCGACCGGATCGTGCTGGTATCGGATGGACTGTTTCAGGATCAGGCCGAGCCCATTGGGGTTCCCATCTTCAGCCTTTACCAGCCCCCCAGTCCCAACCTCTCGCTATCGCTGGTGGCGCCGGCGCTCCCCAGTAAGGGCGAGACCATCGAGGTACGGGCGGTGCTCGAGTCCACGGCCAGCGTCAAGGCACGGCTGATTGTGGAGGGCCCTGCGGGGCGGCAGGAACGCGAGTTGCAGCTCGAGGCCGGGCGCAGCAGCGTGGGGTACCGCTTTCGCCTGGATGGGCCTGCGGTCGTATCGGCGCGGGTCGAGAGTGCGCTAGGCACCGAGCAAACCCGCCTCGAGCTAAGCCCCGCCGATACCACCCGGGTCTGGGTGTTGGGTGACGCTGCCCTGGCCCGCTACCTGCAGGCCCAGGGGTTTACCGTAGAGGAGCGGAAGGAAATCACCCTGCCCATCCGGGCCGAGGTGGTGGCCCTGGGGGTCGGGGCTCGAGACCTGTCGGCGGCCGAACTCGATGCCCTGCAAAGCTTTTTGAACCAGGGGGGTAGCCTGCTCTGGACGGCCACCCCCAGAGGGTTGTTTTTTGGAGGCTGGGAGCGCTCCAGCCTGGAGGGCAGCCTGCCGGTGGAGCCGGTAGAGGAACCCGGCGGGGTGGGGATTGTGCTGGTGCTGGATGTTTCGGGCAGTATGCTCGAGGCCGACAAGCTGGGCCTGGCGGTGGTGGGTTCGCTCGAGCTCATCCGCTCGGCCCGGCCCCAGGATTACATCGGGGTGGTGGTGTTCTCGGATCGCCCGCGCTGGCTGTTCCGGCCCCGCCCCATGACCGAACAGGGCCGAAAGGAGGCCGAAAGCCTGCTCCTGTCTACCTCTGCCGGCGGCGGCACCATGATAAAGCGGGCCTACCTGGAAGCCCTGGACGCCCTGGAAAGCCTGCCTGCCGACTCCAAACAGGTGATTGCCCTGACCGACGGGCTGGCTTCCGATGTCACCCCCGACCTGTTCGATGCGGCCCGCGATGCCAGCCCCCGGATCAAGACCAGCACGGTAGCGCTGGGAGCCGATGCCGACCGTCAGTTCTTGCGTGAGCTGGCCCAGGCGGGTGGAGGCACCTTTTGGGATGTGCCCAGCCCCCAGGATCTGCCCCGGTTTTTCCTCGAGGAGGCCCAGCGGGCCTTCCAGCGAGACGCCCTCGAGGGCAGTTTTCCGGTCTCGGTGCGGCCCCACCCCATCACCCGTGCCACCAACCCCCCCGCCCTCAGGGTCATTCTGCCGGCCAAAGCCAAACCCTGGGCGCAAACCCTGCTATCTTCCGGCGAGAACACCGTGCTGGCGGTGGGGGAGAGCGGGCGAGGCCGCGTAGCCGCCCTGGCCACCGACCTCTCGCGCTCCTGGCAGGGCTGGCCGGGAACACCTGCGCTGATGGCCGAGCTCATGCGCTGGCTTTCGCAGACCCCCGCCCGGCCCAGGGTGCAGGCCATACGCGAGCCCGACGCACTGCGGGTGTTGCTGGAGGGTCAGTTCGAACGTCCCAGTGTACGGGCTGGCGGCCTCGAGCAAAGCCTGGCCCCCACCGGGCCCCTGCGCTACGAGGCCCGCCTGCCCAAAGAAACGGTAGGTCAGGCAGTGATTTTCGAGAACGAGCAACCCCGGCTACGGCTGCAACTGCCCACCCTGCCCGAGTGGCGCATTGAAGATGGCCAGGAAAACCTGCGCAGGTTGTCGGAAATCAGCGGGGGCCGCCTTCTGGGCAGTACTTCCGAGCTACAAAGCCTTACCGCCCGGAAAGCCCTGAAGCTGGAGTGGCCCCTGATTGCGCTGGCGCTGGCGTTGTTTTTGGTGGAGCGTTACCTCGAGCGAAGACGAGGCCAACGCATGGGCTGA
- a CDS encoding hotdog fold thioesterase, with protein sequence MSKIDPTRLERDTLVKTLGIQILEASPQKVVAEMEVTPRLHQPFGYLHGGASVALAETVASIGAYLAAPEGYTSFGLEINANHLRSMQSGKVTATGTPLHSGRTTAVWSIEIRDEQGRLVCISRCTLAITPLRKD encoded by the coding sequence ATGAGCAAGATAGACCCCACCCGGCTCGAGCGCGACACCCTGGTCAAGACCCTGGGCATCCAGATTCTGGAGGCATCCCCCCAAAAGGTGGTGGCCGAGATGGAGGTAACCCCCAGGCTGCACCAACCCTTTGGCTACCTGCACGGTGGGGCCTCGGTGGCACTGGCCGAGACCGTCGCCAGCATTGGCGCTTACCTGGCTGCACCAGAGGGCTATACCAGCTTCGGGCTGGAAATCAACGCCAACCATCTGCGCTCCATGCAGTCCGGCAAAGTGACGGCTACCGGAACGCCCCTTCACTCGGGGCGCACCACCGCTGTCTGGAGCATCGAAATCAGAGATGAGCAGGGACGTCTGGTCTGCATTTCGCGCTGTACGCTGGCCATTACGCCCCTGCGTAAGGATTGA
- a CDS encoding S8 family serine peptidase — protein MRFYALLALVLLAGCASQNAWMPAPPNTIPGEVVMEGLEGTLTLRVGSNVAWRIDSYSSWLTASPQRGVGPRVVKLEANFSGEIQSQAEYSGLLSISGDVETTVTVRLPLVRVVGAVADASLATTASLVPMGSQGLRSVTPGKASARPVEILVKYRRDLRSVALPQGSRVLSHDQISRLTKLQSTNPQALLQRLRLDPSVEWAEINGTVSAQGEPTDQFYPQQWYLRSTGARFTYLQSYTNPVTVAVVDTGVRYDHPDLAGRLWLPGEGAYDFVGDAAPPTDPNQPYDPCADPVPGNPGDTNPSDPCDLNARTGGSHGTHVTGIIVAGAGPFTPACPTCTDSGIAGMAYNAPLKVLPLRVLDSLGNGTFEDVALAVRYAAGIPVQKGNQTLQNPHPAQVINLSLGSLAYSNVMCEAVSDAVARGVLVVAAAGNFQSRSPGALVYPAACPGAISVAATDQNNQVAFYSQQNSDVDVAAPGGNTSQTGGGILSTTWNYTTNLPNYTFYMGTSQATPQVAAALAMLLSASKASSAEEAWVKLRDSATDLGLPGRDDSFGYGLINLPEAFAWALPRGDFMVSFSGPISRHIPVPNGQFETYLFPGTYKITACRDDSGNRFCDRGEPKLERQLQVGGRNTLDLGTMMVGP, from the coding sequence ATGCGCTTTTACGCTTTGCTGGCACTGGTTCTATTAGCAGGATGCGCCTCGCAGAATGCCTGGATGCCTGCTCCGCCCAACACCATTCCCGGTGAAGTGGTGATGGAGGGCCTCGAGGGCACCCTCACCCTTCGGGTCGGCTCCAATGTGGCCTGGCGGATTGACTCCTACAGCAGTTGGCTCACCGCCAGCCCCCAGCGTGGGGTGGGGCCCAGGGTGGTGAAGCTCGAGGCTAACTTCAGCGGTGAAATCCAGAGCCAGGCGGAATACAGCGGCCTCCTCAGTATTTCCGGGGACGTAGAGACCACCGTGACGGTGCGCTTGCCGCTGGTGCGGGTAGTGGGCGCGGTGGCGGACGCAAGTCTGGCAACCACTGCGAGCCTCGTCCCGATGGGCTCACAGGGGTTGCGTTCCGTCACACCCGGCAAAGCCAGTGCAAGGCCCGTCGAAATCCTGGTCAAGTACCGCCGCGACCTGCGGAGTGTGGCCCTGCCCCAGGGCAGCCGGGTGCTGTCGCACGACCAGATTAGCCGCCTGACCAAGCTACAATCCACCAACCCCCAGGCGTTGCTCCAGCGCCTGCGCCTCGACCCCAGCGTAGAGTGGGCCGAGATCAACGGCACCGTCAGCGCTCAGGGCGAACCCACCGATCAGTTCTACCCCCAGCAGTGGTACCTGCGAAGCACTGGCGCCCGCTTCACCTATCTGCAAAGCTACACCAACCCTGTTACTGTTGCGGTGGTGGACACCGGGGTGCGCTACGACCACCCCGACCTGGCCGGGCGGCTCTGGCTACCGGGCGAGGGGGCCTACGACTTTGTGGGCGATGCCGCCCCTCCCACAGACCCCAACCAGCCCTACGACCCCTGCGCCGATCCGGTGCCCGGCAACCCCGGCGACACCAACCCTTCCGATCCCTGCGATCTGAACGCCCGCACCGGTGGCAGCCACGGAACCCACGTGACCGGCATCATTGTGGCGGGGGCCGGCCCCTTTACACCCGCCTGCCCTACCTGCACGGACTCGGGCATTGCCGGTATGGCCTACAACGCTCCCCTCAAGGTACTGCCCTTGCGGGTGCTGGACTCACTCGGCAACGGTACCTTTGAGGATGTGGCGCTGGCCGTTCGCTACGCCGCCGGCATCCCGGTGCAGAAGGGCAACCAGACCCTGCAAAACCCCCATCCTGCCCAGGTCATCAATCTCTCGCTGGGTTCTCTGGCCTATTCCAACGTAATGTGTGAGGCGGTTTCGGATGCGGTGGCGCGGGGGGTTTTGGTGGTAGCCGCAGCAGGCAACTTTCAAAGCCGTAGCCCCGGCGCCTTGGTTTACCCGGCAGCCTGCCCAGGGGCCATTTCGGTAGCGGCTACCGACCAGAACAACCAGGTAGCCTTTTACAGCCAGCAAAACAGCGATGTGGACGTTGCCGCCCCTGGGGGCAACACCTCGCAGACTGGCGGCGGGATTCTCTCGACCACCTGGAACTACACCACCAACCTGCCCAACTACACCTTTTACATGGGCACTTCCCAGGCTACTCCCCAGGTAGCAGCAGCGCTAGCCATGTTGTTATCTGCAAGCAAGGCCTCGAGTGCCGAGGAGGCATGGGTCAAGCTGCGGGACTCCGCAACCGACCTGGGGCTTCCGGGTCGAGACGACTCTTTTGGCTATGGGCTGATCAACCTGCCTGAAGCATTTGCCTGGGCGCTGCCCAGAGGTGATTTTATGGTGAGCTTCAGTGGGCCAATTTCCCGGCACATACCAGTGCCTAACGGCCAGTTTGAGACCTACCTGTTCCCTGGAACTTATAAAATAACTGCCTGCCGCGACGACTCGGGCAACAGATTCTGTGACCGTGGGGAACCGAAGCTCGAGCGCCAGCTACAGGTGGGCGGCAGAAACACCCTTGACCTGGGCACCATGATGGTGGGGCCGTAG